A region of Allocoleopsis franciscana PCC 7113 DNA encodes the following proteins:
- a CDS encoding MBL fold metallo-hydrolase, with amino-acid sequence MSSTQNLFTIQFWGVRGSIACPGPETVRYGGNTPCIEMQVDGKRLIFDGGTGLRVLGQSMLSQMPVEAHLFFTHSHWDHIQGVPFFIPAFIKGNCFHIYGAPAPNGATIEKRLTDQMLHPNFPVPIRIMQADLKFNDLELGEKVEIGEITVENALLNHPGEAVGYRVNWRGYSAAYITDTEHFPDTLDKNVLQLAHNADVMIYDATYTDEEYHSKASSKVGWGHSTWQEAVKVAKAANVKKLVIFHHDPLHNDDFLDHVGEQACEQFPNTLMAREGQIIHLGGSAAGHLVAPEEVKLTV; translated from the coding sequence ATGTCTAGTACACAAAACTTATTCACAATTCAGTTTTGGGGCGTCAGAGGAAGTATCGCCTGTCCAGGGCCGGAGACTGTCCGCTATGGAGGCAACACGCCTTGCATCGAGATGCAAGTGGATGGTAAGCGTCTGATTTTTGATGGAGGCACAGGTTTGCGAGTGTTGGGGCAGTCAATGCTCTCGCAAATGCCTGTAGAAGCTCATCTGTTTTTCACCCACTCCCACTGGGATCATATTCAGGGAGTTCCTTTCTTTATACCTGCTTTTATCAAGGGTAATTGCTTTCATATCTATGGCGCACCGGCACCCAATGGAGCAACGATTGAGAAACGTCTCACGGATCAGATGCTTCACCCTAATTTTCCTGTTCCCATCCGAATCATGCAGGCCGACTTAAAGTTCAATGACTTAGAACTTGGGGAGAAAGTTGAGATTGGGGAAATTACGGTTGAGAATGCGCTATTAAACCATCCCGGTGAAGCTGTAGGCTACCGCGTTAACTGGCGAGGTTACTCAGCGGCTTACATTACAGACACGGAGCATTTCCCAGACACTCTAGATAAAAACGTCCTCCAGTTGGCGCACAATGCCGATGTGATGATTTACGATGCCACCTACACCGATGAAGAATACCACTCGAAGGCATCGAGTAAGGTCGGTTGGGGGCATTCAACTTGGCAGGAAGCCGTCAAAGTGGCTAAAGCTGCCAATGTGAAAAAACTGGTGATTTTTCACCATGACCCGCTGCATAATGATGATTTTCTGGATCATGTCGGGGAACAAGCCTGTGAGCAGTTTCCCAATACCCTGATGGCTCGCGAGGGTCAGATCATTCATTTAGGGGGTTCTGCCGCAGGACATCTGGTTGCGCCTGAAGAAGTGAAACTCACTGTTTAA